ACTAATCCCGAGTGCTACCTGCCACAGTGGAATCGTTGGCGGCAGGATCAGTGGAAACAGCATGCCCGTTACCAGAAAGCCTTCGTTAATTTCGTGTTTCCGCACGATCGCAAATAGCGCCTCCCAAGCTCCACCAACGGCAAACGTTACTCCCAGCACCGGCAAGTAATAGAGCGCTCCATGGATGACACACGCGAGCCACTGGTCCGGGTCGAAACTCATACCAAGTGCCACAACAGCAGTCGACTGCCAAGTGTCGAGCACGGGCGCGCCGGCACGGATAGCAAGGTTCGCCTGGTAGCCCGTGTTGTAAATCGCCATGTAAACGCACCCAGCTAGCGCGACAACAACCGTCATCATCAGTCGCTTGACATCCAAGCCATCGCGCACGTGGGAGGCACCGGCCGTCACGTGACCGGGCGTGAACAAGAAAGTGTCGTTCGCTTCGTACAGGGGATATAACTTCTCGAGTTTGCCGCCCTTTTCAAAGAGTCTTGCTTGCTTGTCGAGAAGTGCTCGTAAGAACCGCATTGGTTGTGGCACGCTGGAAAACGAAGCGTCAGCCCTCTGTTTCAATTTCCGTTAACACTTCGCGCAGCTTTGTACCAAAGTCAGTCTTCCCTGGACACACAAAGCTGCAGAGTGCAAGGTCTTCCTCATCAAGTTCAACGCATCCAAGTTCTTCCGCCTTTTCCGCATCTCCCATAACGAGTGCTCTGGCGAGAAACGTCGGCATCAGGTCCATCGGCATAACCCGCTCATACATGCCGATAGGAATAATCGCGCGAGGCGAACCGTGCGTCGCTGTCGTGAATACGAATCGTCGTCTTGGTAACAACCTCGACACAAAGGTGTTGATCGTGGAGTACTTATGCAGGCCAGGGCGCAACCACCCCAAGAATTCTCGGTCCCGTCCCTCTGTCAGCACTGACACTTGGACGTGATAGCGACCCAGATATCCGAAGACCTCACCGGCCGCAGCACGTCCGGAAAACACTGAACCAGAAATTACACGATGTTCTCCATCCTCGAGTTCATCGCGCATCAGATCGTCGAGCGACACACCCAGCCTCGTCCTGAGTAATCTTGGATTCCGTACGGAAGTTCCACCCAGCGCGACCACGCGCTCCGGCGAGAATTCACCCCGTTCGAACAGACGCCCGATGGCGATCACGTCCTGATAGCCAATGTGCCACACCATTTTCTGACGGTCGACTGGGTCGAGCCGATGGATGTGCAGGCCCACGGTTCCAGATGGATGTGGTCCGGCAAATTCCTCATGACGAACCTGATCGATTTTCGGGAGTGAGAGAGATATTCCTTTAGCGGTGCACACAAAAACGGGACCATCGGTCAACTTCGACAACGCAACGAGACCGGTCTCAAATGCACCCTGTGCTCCCGTCATCACAGTCTCGACTGAAGCCGCCAACGGATTGGAGTCGATCGCGGTTACGAAAACCGAATGTGGGCGCCCAACTGGGTTTGCGACACGGCTGAACGGCCGACCGCGGATAGCC
The nucleotide sequence above comes from Vicinamibacterales bacterium. Encoded proteins:
- a CDS encoding Na(+)-translocating NADH-quinone reductase subunit A, whose amino-acid sequence is MAVHTIRKGLELPIAGEPRQEIEAAVVSRRVGVVAADYIGLRPTMHVSVGDDVRRGQLLMEDKKIQGVRYTAPAEGRILAINRGDRRALQSVIIELSRAELEGRPDSPRFSSFSGRHPSSLTGDEVRELLLESGMWTAIRGRPFSRVANPVGRPHSVFVTAIDSNPLAASVETVMTGAQGAFETGLVALSKLTDGPVFVCTAKGISLSLPKIDQVRHEEFAGPHPSGTVGLHIHRLDPVDRQKMVWHIGYQDVIAIGRLFERGEFSPERVVALGGTSVRNPRLLRTRLGVSLDDLMRDELEDGEHRVISGSVFSGRAAAGEVFGYLGRYHVQVSVLTEGRDREFLGWLRPGLHKYSTINTFVSRLLPRRRFVFTTATHGSPRAIIPIGMYERVMPMDLMPTFLARALVMGDAEKAEELGCVELDEEDLALCSFVCPGKTDFGTKLREVLTEIETEG